From a single Poecilia reticulata strain Guanapo linkage group LG2, Guppy_female_1.0+MT, whole genome shotgun sequence genomic region:
- the LOC103478820 gene encoding solute carrier family 22 member 4-like isoform X1 — MQDYEESVLFLGRWGPFQRRIFFVLCLTCVPCGYNILSVIFLLASPPHHCDIPAHSNLSQEWIQASIPAEQVAGQPEKSSCSRYELDLVRNLSAMGASPNWLQNQSVPGSRPEGLLSNLRREGCRDGWSYSTEYFQSTVVTEFDLVCSEQWKQPLTSLVYFLGGLSGCFISGLISDRFGRKPVLFGSIAVLSIFSSAVAFAPSWPVFTVLFFMLGLGQIACYIVVFVLGSEILVGSSRILFSSLGQPFVYTFSMMLLPGTAYLVRSWRHLSLIMAVPGLACIPLWWLVPESPRWLLSRGRLQEAELLLRSAALENRVEAPPVIFLPPKAEKAAAHQAESVSFLDLLKTAQIRHITLKLWLIWFSTSVSYFGLSFSMSTLYGNLFLNYFLLTAVELPAYFASWLAARSFPRRLSFIGFSLLGALALLFIQGTMKSYPTLTMSLVLLGKFGVLAGSGVVYTYTGELSPTVIRNTAMSSCAMFSRVGSSVSPYLLELAEFNKLLPWITLGVLSLLAVLLCIFLPETFRQPLPDTIEQMPVTQWFTCPWASKTALKEEEKITKEQTPSVEIICTTCL; from the exons ATGCAGGATTACGAGGAGTCGGTGTTGTTTCTGGGGAGATGGGGTCCGTTCCAGAGGAGAATCTTCTTCGTTCTTTGCCTTACCTGCGTTCCATGCGGATACAACATCCTGTCTGTCATCTTCCTGCTGGCCAGCCCCCCACACCACTGTGACATCCCTGCCCACAGTAACCTGAGCCAGGAGTGGATCCAGGCCAGCATCCCGGCGGAG CAGGTGGCCGGGCAGCCGgagaaaagcagctgcagccggTACGAGCTGGACCTGGTTAGGAACCTGTCTGCAATGGGAGCCAGTCCAAACTGGTTGCAGAACCAGTCTGTGCCGGGATCAAGGCCAGAGGGTCTTCTGTCAAACCTGAGGCGGGAGGGCTgcagagatggatggagctacaGTACGGAGTACTTCCAGTCCACCGTGGTCACGGAG TTTGACCTGGTGTGCAGCGAACAGTGGAAGCAGCCTCTGACTTCTCTCGTCTACTTTCTGGGAGGACTTTCTGGATGTTTCATCTCCGGACTGATCTCTGACCG GTTTGGCAGGAAGCCCGTTCTGTTCGGGTCCATCGCCGTCCTCAGCATCTTCAGCAGCGCTGTGGCTTTCGCTCCGTCCTGGCCTGTCTTCACTGTTCTCTTTTTTATGCTGGGCCTGGGTCAGATCGCCTGCTACATAGTCGTGTTTGTGCTGG GTTCAGAAATCCTTGTGGGCTCCAGCAGAATCCTCTTCTCCAGTCTGGGCCAGCCTTTTGTCTACACTTTCTCCATGATGCTGCTGCCAGGAACCGCATACCTGGTCAGGAGCTGGAGACACYTATCGCTCATCATGGCTGTGCCTGGCTTGGCTTGCATCCCCCTCTGGTG GCTGGTTCCTGAGTCTCCTCGCTGGCTGCTGTCTCGTGGCCGCTTGCAAGAGGCCGAGCTCCTGCTGAGGTCAGCGGCTCTGGAGAACCGAGTGGAGGCTCCTCCGGTCATTTTCCTCCCTCCCAAG GCTGAAAAAGCAGCGGCACATCAAGCAGAGTCCGTCAGTTTCCTGGACCTGCTGAAGACCGCACAAATTCGGCATATAACACTGAAGCTGTGGCTAATTTG GTTTTCCACAAGTGTCAGCTACTTTGGCTTGTCCTTCAGCATGTCCACTTTGTATGGCAACCTCTTYCTGAACTACTTCCTGCTCACAGCTGTGGAGCTCCCAGCATACTTTGCCAGCTGGCTGGCTGCACGCAGCTTTCCTCGCCGTCTTTCATTCATCGGTTTCTCCCTGCTGGGGGCGCTGGCGCTGCTCTTCATCCAGGGCACCATGAAAA GTTATCCAACACTTACCATGTCCCTGGTGCTGTTGGGTAAATTTGGTGTTCTGGCAGGAAGTGGGGTGGTTTACACCTACACTGGAGAGCTGTCCCCCACAGTCATCAGAAACACGGCAATGTCTTCCTGTGCCATGTTCTCCAGAGTGGGATCCTCTGTGTCRCCATATTTGCTTGAGTTGG CTGAGTTTAACAAGCTCCTACCCTGGATTACTTTGGGTGTTCTGTCTCTTCTCGCCGTTCTTCTCTGCATCTTCCTGCCAGAAACGTTCCGACAGCCACTTCCTGATACCATTGAGCAGATGCCGGTCACACAGTG GTTTACATGTCCCTGGGCCTCCAAAACTGCTttgaaggaagaagaaaaaatcacTAAGGAGCAGACGCCATCAGTGGAGATCATCTGCACAACTTGTTTATAA
- the LOC103478820 gene encoding solute carrier family 22 member 4-like isoform X2 — translation MQDYEESVLFLGRWGPFQRRIFFVLCLTCVPCGYNILSVIFLLASPPHHCDIPAHSNLSQEWIQASIPAEVAGQPEKSSCSRYELDLVRNLSAMGASPNWLQNQSVPGSRPEGLLSNLRREGCRDGWSYSTEYFQSTVVTEFDLVCSEQWKQPLTSLVYFLGGLSGCFISGLISDRFGRKPVLFGSIAVLSIFSSAVAFAPSWPVFTVLFFMLGLGQIACYIVVFVLGSEILVGSSRILFSSLGQPFVYTFSMMLLPGTAYLVRSWRHLSLIMAVPGLACIPLWWLVPESPRWLLSRGRLQEAELLLRSAALENRVEAPPVIFLPPKAEKAAAHQAESVSFLDLLKTAQIRHITLKLWLIWFSTSVSYFGLSFSMSTLYGNLFLNYFLLTAVELPAYFASWLAARSFPRRLSFIGFSLLGALALLFIQGTMKSYPTLTMSLVLLGKFGVLAGSGVVYTYTGELSPTVIRNTAMSSCAMFSRVGSSVSPYLLELAEFNKLLPWITLGVLSLLAVLLCIFLPETFRQPLPDTIEQMPVTQWFTCPWASKTALKEEEKITKEQTPSVEIICTTCL, via the exons ATGCAGGATTACGAGGAGTCGGTGTTGTTTCTGGGGAGATGGGGTCCGTTCCAGAGGAGAATCTTCTTCGTTCTTTGCCTTACCTGCGTTCCATGCGGATACAACATCCTGTCTGTCATCTTCCTGCTGGCCAGCCCCCCACACCACTGTGACATCCCTGCCCACAGTAACCTGAGCCAGGAGTGGATCCAGGCCAGCATCCCGGCGGAG GTGGCCGGGCAGCCGgagaaaagcagctgcagccggTACGAGCTGGACCTGGTTAGGAACCTGTCTGCAATGGGAGCCAGTCCAAACTGGTTGCAGAACCAGTCTGTGCCGGGATCAAGGCCAGAGGGTCTTCTGTCAAACCTGAGGCGGGAGGGCTgcagagatggatggagctacaGTACGGAGTACTTCCAGTCCACCGTGGTCACGGAG TTTGACCTGGTGTGCAGCGAACAGTGGAAGCAGCCTCTGACTTCTCTCGTCTACTTTCTGGGAGGACTTTCTGGATGTTTCATCTCCGGACTGATCTCTGACCG GTTTGGCAGGAAGCCCGTTCTGTTCGGGTCCATCGCCGTCCTCAGCATCTTCAGCAGCGCTGTGGCTTTCGCTCCGTCCTGGCCTGTCTTCACTGTTCTCTTTTTTATGCTGGGCCTGGGTCAGATCGCCTGCTACATAGTCGTGTTTGTGCTGG GTTCAGAAATCCTTGTGGGCTCCAGCAGAATCCTCTTCTCCAGTCTGGGCCAGCCTTTTGTCTACACTTTCTCCATGATGCTGCTGCCAGGAACCGCATACCTGGTCAGGAGCTGGAGACACYTATCGCTCATCATGGCTGTGCCTGGCTTGGCTTGCATCCCCCTCTGGTG GCTGGTTCCTGAGTCTCCTCGCTGGCTGCTGTCTCGTGGCCGCTTGCAAGAGGCCGAGCTCCTGCTGAGGTCAGCGGCTCTGGAGAACCGAGTGGAGGCTCCTCCGGTCATTTTCCTCCCTCCCAAG GCTGAAAAAGCAGCGGCACATCAAGCAGAGTCCGTCAGTTTCCTGGACCTGCTGAAGACCGCACAAATTCGGCATATAACACTGAAGCTGTGGCTAATTTG GTTTTCCACAAGTGTCAGCTACTTTGGCTTGTCCTTCAGCATGTCCACTTTGTATGGCAACCTCTTYCTGAACTACTTCCTGCTCACAGCTGTGGAGCTCCCAGCATACTTTGCCAGCTGGCTGGCTGCACGCAGCTTTCCTCGCCGTCTTTCATTCATCGGTTTCTCCCTGCTGGGGGCGCTGGCGCTGCTCTTCATCCAGGGCACCATGAAAA GTTATCCAACACTTACCATGTCCCTGGTGCTGTTGGGTAAATTTGGTGTTCTGGCAGGAAGTGGGGTGGTTTACACCTACACTGGAGAGCTGTCCCCCACAGTCATCAGAAACACGGCAATGTCTTCCTGTGCCATGTTCTCCAGAGTGGGATCCTCTGTGTCRCCATATTTGCTTGAGTTGG CTGAGTTTAACAAGCTCCTACCCTGGATTACTTTGGGTGTTCTGTCTCTTCTCGCCGTTCTTCTCTGCATCTTCCTGCCAGAAACGTTCCGACAGCCACTTCCTGATACCATTGAGCAGATGCCGGTCACACAGTG GTTTACATGTCCCTGGGCCTCCAAAACTGCTttgaaggaagaagaaaaaatcacTAAGGAGCAGACGCCATCAGTGGAGATCATCTGCACAACTTGTTTATAA